A region from the Musa acuminata AAA Group cultivar baxijiao chromosome BXJ1-10, Cavendish_Baxijiao_AAA, whole genome shotgun sequence genome encodes:
- the LOC135595086 gene encoding mavicyanin-like, giving the protein MEKAMAMSIFVVLVSIVGGAGLSEAAVYSVGDVVGWTILGSPNYTAWAISKRFDMGDTIVFKYNKNFHNVLEVSKADYKACNAASPIAAYTSGNDSITLKRRGHHFFICGVPGHCSAGQKVDVRIAKRTASSAAPSVSPAASPLPATSSSSSGSGSNSSDGGVVPNPAAAPRPSGANTATPTVLALALTLLYPVFSGGLAAVIS; this is encoded by the exons ATGGAGAAGGCCATGGCGATGTCCATCTTTGTCGTGCTCGTTTCCATTGTTGGCGGCGCGGGGCTGTCGGAGGCTGCTGTTTACAGCGTCGGGGATGTGGTGGGTTGGACCATCTTGGGAAGTCCCAACTACACCGCCTGGGCCATTTCCAAGAGGTTCGATATGGGAGACACCATAG TGTTCAAGTACAACAAGAACTTCCACAACGTGCTGGAGGTGAGCAAGGCGGACTACAAGGCGTGCAACGCGGCGTCGCCCATCGCCGCCTACACCTCCGGCAATGACTCCATCACGCTGAAGCGCAGGGGCCACCACTTCTTCATCTGCGGCGTTCCCGGCCACTGTAGCGCCGGCCAGAAGGTGGACGTCAGGATCGCCAAGCGGACGGCCTCCTCCGCTGCCCCTTCCGTCTCCCCCGCCGCATCTCCTCTTCCcgccaccagcagcagcagcagcggcagcggcagcaacaGCAGCGACGGCGGAGTCGTGCCCAACCCCGCAGCCGCCCCTCGGCCCAGCGGCGCCAACACAGCTACACCCACGGTGCTTGCTTTGGCCCTGACGCTGCTTTACCCTGTTTTTTCTGGAGGCCTCGCTG